In Teredinibacter franksiae, a single window of DNA contains:
- the purN gene encoding phosphoribosylglycinamide formyltransferase, whose product MSVKQPPTPIVVLISGSGSNLQAIIDQQRLGSINIDIKAVISNKSAVQGLQRAVNNGIATAVIDHKQFDSREAFDKSLRDLIDGYNPGLVVLAGFMRILTPEFTNHYRGRMLNIHPSLLPKYQGLNTHQRALDAGDNEHGVSVHFVTAELDGGPVIKQARVPILDNDTADKLAARVLKEEHVLYPCVIGWFADGRLTMENGAAKLDGEAIKP is encoded by the coding sequence ATGTCGGTAAAACAACCCCCAACGCCCATAGTGGTGCTCATTTCCGGCAGTGGCAGTAATTTACAGGCGATTATCGACCAACAACGGTTGGGCAGTATCAACATCGATATAAAAGCAGTTATCAGTAACAAAAGCGCTGTACAAGGGCTGCAGCGAGCGGTCAATAACGGCATAGCAACCGCCGTTATTGACCACAAGCAATTTGACAGCCGCGAGGCATTCGATAAATCTTTGCGCGACCTTATCGACGGCTACAACCCCGGCCTGGTTGTGCTCGCCGGCTTTATGCGCATCCTTACGCCTGAATTTACCAACCACTATCGTGGGCGTATGCTCAACATTCACCCCTCGCTACTGCCCAAGTATCAGGGGCTGAACACGCACCAGCGCGCACTCGATGCCGGCGACAACGAACACGGTGTATCTGTTCATTTTGTAACAGCTGAACTGGATGGCGGCCCGGTCATTAAGCAGGCTCGCGTTCCTATTCTGGACAACGATACCGCCGATAAACTCGCAGCACGCGTATTGAAGGAAGAGCATGTACTCTACCCCTGCGTAATTGGCTGGTTCGCTGACGGTAGGCTTACAATGGAAAATGGCGCAGCAAAACTGGATGGCGAGGCTATCAAACCATAA
- a CDS encoding glycoside hydrolase translates to MQSNRAKRNLIATLVGAGIIIPAALYNASNNQGVFFVWNSLQKNEAYEEKAKSAEPQRLADLEGYWQFAIGDQPEWSELEFDDSEWATIGVPGYWEHQGFSDYDGFAWYRHEVNLSEKDLLRPLYVSLGTIDDADEAYFNGVKIGGGGGLPPTYESAWSLKREYPIPENLARIGKNVIAVRVYDPQEGGGIVGKDHAVYASHLPRPLLELQGEWAFRTDESEDYQIVQVPQHWEPQGFNDYNGMGYYKKSFGALKVSAEDELVLYLGKIDDTDEVKLNGQLIGRTGSLTFADKTTDPHYYRIERQYEFPASLLREDNVLEVRVYDHGGDGGIYEGPVMIAKKVEQ, encoded by the coding sequence ATGCAAAGCAATAGAGCTAAACGTAACCTGATTGCCACACTTGTCGGCGCTGGTATTATTATTCCAGCCGCGCTATACAACGCATCGAACAATCAGGGTGTCTTTTTTGTCTGGAACAGTTTACAAAAAAACGAAGCCTACGAAGAAAAAGCGAAATCGGCCGAACCACAGCGCTTGGCTGACCTAGAAGGCTATTGGCAATTCGCCATTGGTGACCAACCCGAGTGGAGCGAGCTCGAATTTGACGATTCGGAGTGGGCAACAATTGGTGTTCCCGGTTATTGGGAGCACCAAGGGTTTTCAGACTACGACGGCTTCGCCTGGTACCGGCATGAAGTCAACCTCAGCGAGAAAGATCTTCTACGCCCACTCTATGTGTCGCTAGGCACTATCGACGATGCCGATGAAGCCTACTTCAACGGTGTAAAAATAGGCGGTGGCGGTGGATTACCGCCCACCTACGAAAGCGCTTGGAGCCTAAAGCGCGAATACCCCATCCCCGAAAATCTAGCCCGCATCGGTAAAAATGTTATCGCGGTACGTGTTTACGACCCCCAAGAAGGCGGCGGCATAGTCGGTAAAGATCACGCCGTTTACGCCTCGCACCTGCCACGCCCACTGTTAGAACTTCAAGGCGAATGGGCGTTTAGAACAGACGAAAGTGAAGACTATCAGATTGTACAAGTACCACAACATTGGGAGCCGCAGGGTTTTAACGATTACAACGGTATGGGTTACTACAAAAAATCATTCGGCGCGCTGAAGGTTAGCGCTGAAGATGAACTTGTTTTATACCTCGGAAAAATCGACGACACCGACGAAGTAAAACTCAACGGCCAATTAATTGGCCGCACAGGAAGCCTGACATTCGCCGACAAAACCACCGACCCACACTACTACCGCATAGAACGCCAATACGAATTCCCCGCTTCGCTGTTACGTGAAGATAACGTTTTGGAGGTGCGGGTGTACGACCATGGTGGTGATGGTGGCATTTATGAAGGGCCGGTGATGATTGCTAAGAAGGTAGAACAATAA
- a CDS encoding TonB-dependent receptor encodes MFNRRLLSLVVALSASGALHAQEATDDDALLEEVVVEGVKQAELNARQAERNKESFSSIIAQDDAGNFADQNVAESLQRLPGVTLQKSEGEGQKINLRGLGPQFVNVTINGSELASAGADDRGFGLDVISSDMLGGVVVNKTILPSMDTYSTAGSVDLKTISAFDTNRDSLKLKAQLNQQNYRGELNPKLSLSGTNLLADETVGIGYSVSAETRKTVNYENLHHDDEKARYFDPLNTGSPMLVPYESQVRQEDAERTRLSGSFDLGWRPTDNSEYTVRLSHTEYEDVDIALREYYRFYSDREPYFSDPSNNSFAVGDAELQQQFFIQESKVKTDAVAFEGMNRFADTWVVDYSLAYSSSTNDKPDGRRVQFRKQDMAMMGIYGDNFISGTPIRSGQLAALTGDDYEVSDPDRDFKIYGADVLDFDGAYPSAYQPLMAYDNIFIEDSDREDTIGSFNLNLTKEFDEGIVKYVKGGLQVKDRERTRDRNRVSLKPSDFSDLCFDSDGTSTPEEIECSTKASTTNYGSDYISTYMPSHPEFNFEHITYGSAEALLTSTRAVADNFDPSQTDQSSRDEDYSITEDSRALYLEAKLEFSDTMSVITGVRYNQTDFESVGNFTIRNDRFESKNATESLDIVVPLEGTSKTYTDIHPSVHFIYEPSDEYMVRAALWTSGTRPGFDQARAFARFDGRISVCNDDPADTEFYEQCSDNPGNIGATDLDDIENRFVVDSENTFGLGNPQLDPMYSVNFDTSVGWYPNEDLYLQAAVFYKDIKDFIVEVRGKSSSIEDLPVGLPTDEVPYFNFVPNVVYSDVNFYDNGDSANVYGIELSYAQYFESDFFVQANATLLDSEAQMGDDLRAEAIKLPNMAASTLNLVLGWENDFASARIIGNYTSEILDKVGSCTAQDIADDAGGVPYNCETWNDVYYDAAFNLDFKATYQATDDISLYLDLLNLTQEKTNRYMDGNSYSNGNIMYRHEDFGTSVQVGLNWKFY; translated from the coding sequence ATGTTCAATAGACGTCTTTTGAGCCTAGTAGTTGCGTTGTCGGCTTCTGGCGCTCTACACGCCCAAGAAGCAACAGATGATGATGCGTTACTTGAAGAAGTGGTTGTTGAAGGTGTAAAGCAGGCGGAGCTTAACGCCCGTCAAGCCGAACGCAACAAAGAATCCTTCAGCTCCATTATTGCGCAGGATGATGCTGGTAACTTTGCGGACCAGAACGTAGCAGAGTCTCTGCAACGTTTGCCTGGTGTAACGTTACAAAAATCAGAGGGTGAAGGTCAAAAAATTAATTTGCGAGGCTTGGGGCCTCAGTTTGTGAACGTGACAATCAACGGTAGCGAGCTGGCGTCTGCGGGCGCAGATGATCGTGGCTTTGGGCTGGATGTGATTTCTAGCGATATGCTTGGGGGCGTTGTGGTTAATAAAACCATACTTCCAAGCATGGATACCTATAGCACAGCAGGATCTGTAGACCTTAAAACGATATCTGCTTTTGATACTAATCGCGATTCGCTGAAATTGAAGGCTCAGTTAAACCAGCAAAATTATCGTGGAGAATTAAACCCTAAACTATCTTTGAGCGGCACCAATTTGCTGGCAGATGAGACAGTCGGTATAGGGTATTCAGTCTCTGCGGAGACGCGTAAAACAGTTAACTATGAGAATTTGCACCACGACGACGAAAAGGCCCGATATTTTGATCCGTTAAATACTGGTTCGCCAATGTTGGTGCCTTATGAGTCGCAAGTTCGCCAAGAAGATGCTGAGCGTACTCGCTTGAGTGGATCTTTTGATCTTGGGTGGAGGCCAACTGATAATTCAGAATACACTGTTCGGCTCAGCCATACAGAGTACGAAGATGTAGATATCGCACTGCGCGAATATTACCGTTTCTATTCCGATCGTGAACCGTACTTTTCGGATCCTAGTAATAACTCATTTGCCGTTGGTGATGCAGAGCTACAACAACAGTTTTTTATTCAGGAATCTAAAGTTAAAACTGATGCCGTAGCATTCGAGGGTATGAATAGGTTTGCCGACACATGGGTTGTGGATTACAGTTTGGCTTATTCATCCAGTACTAACGACAAGCCAGATGGTCGCCGTGTACAGTTTCGCAAGCAAGATATGGCGATGATGGGTATTTATGGAGACAATTTCATTTCCGGAACACCTATCAGAAGTGGACAGCTAGCAGCGTTGACGGGTGATGATTACGAAGTTTCCGACCCTGACCGAGACTTCAAAATCTACGGAGCGGACGTGCTTGATTTTGACGGTGCTTACCCATCAGCTTATCAACCATTGATGGCTTACGATAATATTTTCATTGAAGATAGTGATCGCGAAGATACGATCGGTTCGTTCAATTTAAATTTAACGAAAGAGTTTGACGAAGGTATTGTTAAATATGTGAAGGGCGGTTTGCAGGTAAAAGATCGTGAGCGAACTCGAGATAGAAATCGAGTAAGCCTCAAACCATCTGACTTTTCTGATCTGTGTTTTGACAGTGATGGCACTTCAACGCCAGAAGAAATCGAGTGCTCTACTAAGGCAAGCACTACAAACTATGGGAGCGATTATATCTCGACGTATATGCCGTCGCATCCGGAGTTTAATTTTGAGCACATTACTTATGGCTCTGCCGAAGCATTGCTAACGTCTACTCGAGCGGTTGCGGATAATTTTGACCCATCGCAAACAGATCAGTCTAGCCGTGATGAGGACTACTCCATTACCGAAGATTCGAGAGCCTTGTATCTGGAGGCTAAACTTGAGTTTTCAGACACTATGTCAGTAATCACGGGTGTTCGTTATAACCAAACAGATTTTGAATCTGTCGGTAATTTCACAATCCGTAATGATCGCTTTGAATCTAAAAACGCAACAGAATCTTTAGATATTGTTGTGCCTTTGGAGGGTACGTCTAAAACCTATACGGATATTCACCCAAGTGTTCACTTTATATATGAGCCGTCGGATGAGTATATGGTTCGTGCGGCATTATGGACTTCAGGTACACGACCAGGCTTTGATCAAGCGCGCGCATTTGCACGGTTTGACGGCCGAATTAGTGTGTGTAACGACGATCCTGCAGATACTGAATTTTATGAACAGTGTTCTGACAACCCTGGTAATATCGGTGCGACTGACCTAGACGATATTGAAAACCGCTTTGTCGTTGATTCTGAGAATACTTTCGGTTTGGGTAACCCTCAATTAGATCCAATGTATTCGGTGAACTTTGATACATCTGTCGGTTGGTACCCTAATGAGGATCTTTACCTGCAGGCTGCGGTATTCTACAAAGACATTAAAGACTTTATTGTTGAGGTGCGTGGAAAGTCCTCGTCTATAGAAGACCTACCTGTTGGCCTACCAACAGATGAAGTGCCGTACTTTAATTTTGTACCTAATGTCGTTTATAGCGATGTAAACTTCTATGACAACGGTGACAGTGCGAATGTTTATGGTATCGAGCTAAGCTATGCGCAGTACTTTGAAAGTGATTTCTTTGTTCAGGCGAATGCCACTTTACTGGATAGTGAAGCGCAGATGGGGGATGACCTCCGTGCTGAAGCTATCAAGCTTCCCAATATGGCCGCATCAACACTTAACCTTGTGTTGGGCTGGGAGAATGACTTCGCGTCTGCGCGTATAATTGGTAATTACACCAGTGAAATTCTAGACAAGGTGGGTTCTTGTACTGCACAAGATATTGCAGATGATGCTGGTGGTGTACCCTATAACTGCGAAACGTGGAATGATGTTTACTACGATGCAGCGTTTAACTTGGACTTCAAAGCAACCTACCAAGCTACAGACGATATCAGTCTTTACTTGGATTTACTTAATCTGACACAGGAAAAAACCAATCGTTATATGGACGGTAATAGCTATTCAAATGGAAATATTATGTATCGTCATGAAGACTTTGGGACCAGTGTTCAGGTTGGCCTGAACTGGAAATTCTATTAA
- a CDS encoding 4a-hydroxytetrahydrobiopterin dehydratase translates to MTNFSDPLFQADRLSQTHCEACRADAPPLSQHELEALPSQLPRWTIIEDSDVAQLKQVFAFSNFVQALAFANRVGELAEEEGHHPALLVEWGRVTARWWTHKIRGLHKNDVIMAAKTDHLYANEPIS, encoded by the coding sequence ATGACTAATTTTTCAGACCCGCTGTTTCAAGCCGATCGTTTATCGCAGACCCATTGCGAAGCCTGCCGTGCGGATGCGCCGCCGCTGAGTCAGCATGAGTTGGAGGCTTTGCCGTCGCAGTTACCCCGCTGGACAATCATAGAGGATAGCGACGTTGCTCAGCTAAAGCAGGTATTTGCCTTCTCTAATTTTGTTCAGGCGTTGGCATTTGCTAATCGAGTAGGAGAGCTGGCGGAAGAGGAGGGTCATCACCCAGCACTTTTGGTGGAGTGGGGTCGGGTGACGGCGCGGTGGTGGACGCACAAAATTCGAGGTTTGCACAAAAACGACGTGATTATGGCAGCTAAAACCGACCACCTTTATGCTAATGAACCCATTTCTTAA
- a CDS encoding putative bifunctional diguanylate cyclase/phosphodiesterase yields the protein MRIIDMSISTKLTLIALASAAAAILCVVIAFVLQDLRLVNRVKDEQIATRNALIATNLSVALNQNNHQSAFDLLRASSSEHGILAAAVFSTNHKLLITYNLPAQIIEHISVQALREYVQQQAFGFEVSVHEMTVPLASGESALLVTLVSHLDVQQRIWFMAGYSVMAIVLALFIAFGISWLVQQIVTIPVRQLKDLSRRVKATGNYGLRASLGTGDELGELAQGFNAMLDQIALRDKNLEKQVQSRTRELEELAEAFRYRALHDPLTGLPNRALLTEAFYRAVAHAKRSGKYFSLVLLDVDNFKNMNDIYGHEFGDELLKEIGRHIRSAVRGEDLVCRLGGDEFVILMGDISSETTVQVIGGNLLRDLNDELKLMGKPVPVSVSIGVSLYPQHGYDLNDLKRRADIAMYCAKESGKNRLMIFQDDMELEAQHRLLVQEQLEAGIANGELEIHFQPQVNVRTNKVVAAEALVRWRKAEHELLYPADFLGYAEEQGLIGKIDCCVVEMACKQSAKWSQNYGRRLPIAVNLSGVHLYGGAIIHFLRGVLAKYNMSGSDLIVELRESIFKAQEGVALEVVKKIRELGVQIAIDDFGGTSASLLLLRQIPVDILKLDKTFARCLKQKDRDRRLTRGIVALAKECGATLVVEGVESEWQVEQMQALGCEVFQGYWQLKPCEEEKFDLWLQSFERAA from the coding sequence ATGCGTATTATCGATATGAGTATCAGTACCAAACTCACACTGATTGCTTTGGCATCGGCGGCGGCGGCGATTTTGTGTGTGGTTATTGCGTTTGTACTTCAGGACTTGCGCCTTGTAAACCGTGTTAAAGACGAGCAAATAGCCACACGTAATGCGCTGATCGCGACGAACTTATCGGTTGCGCTGAACCAAAATAACCATCAGTCTGCCTTCGACCTACTCCGTGCTTCCAGCAGTGAGCATGGCATTCTCGCTGCCGCGGTTTTTTCGACTAACCATAAACTACTTATTACCTACAATCTGCCTGCACAGATAATTGAGCATATTAGCGTGCAAGCGCTGAGGGAATATGTTCAGCAGCAAGCGTTTGGGTTTGAGGTTAGTGTACATGAAATGACTGTGCCATTGGCCTCGGGTGAAAGTGCGCTTTTAGTCACGCTTGTTAGTCATTTAGATGTTCAGCAGCGAATTTGGTTTATGGCGGGGTACTCCGTTATGGCCATTGTATTGGCCCTATTTATTGCCTTTGGTATTTCGTGGTTGGTGCAGCAAATTGTGACCATTCCCGTGCGTCAGCTGAAGGATCTTTCACGCCGCGTTAAGGCAACAGGTAACTATGGCCTCCGTGCCAGTTTGGGTACCGGCGATGAGCTTGGTGAACTGGCTCAAGGGTTTAATGCCATGCTCGATCAAATTGCCCTACGCGATAAAAATCTCGAAAAACAGGTGCAGAGCCGAACCCGAGAATTGGAGGAGCTGGCTGAGGCTTTTCGTTATCGAGCATTGCACGACCCGCTGACTGGTTTGCCCAATCGCGCTTTGTTAACAGAAGCTTTTTATCGCGCGGTTGCACATGCAAAACGTTCAGGGAAATATTTTTCCCTGGTGCTGTTAGATGTCGACAATTTTAAAAATATGAATGACATTTATGGTCATGAATTTGGCGATGAGTTGTTAAAAGAAATTGGTAGACACATTCGTAGTGCGGTACGCGGGGAAGACCTCGTATGCCGTTTGGGTGGTGATGAATTTGTTATTTTAATGGGGGATATCAGCAGCGAAACAACCGTACAGGTAATTGGTGGTAATTTACTGCGAGACCTTAATGATGAACTAAAGCTGATGGGTAAACCTGTACCGGTGAGTGTGAGTATTGGGGTTAGTTTGTACCCGCAGCATGGGTATGATTTAAATGACTTGAAGCGCCGAGCCGATATTGCGATGTATTGCGCGAAAGAAAGTGGTAAAAATCGGTTAATGATTTTTCAAGATGACATGGAACTCGAAGCTCAGCACCGACTATTGGTGCAAGAACAATTAGAAGCGGGTATAGCTAACGGCGAGCTGGAGATACATTTTCAACCCCAGGTTAACGTTCGCACCAACAAAGTGGTTGCCGCAGAAGCCTTGGTACGTTGGCGAAAAGCCGAACATGAGCTGCTCTACCCAGCCGATTTCTTGGGTTATGCTGAAGAGCAGGGGTTGATTGGCAAAATAGACTGTTGTGTTGTCGAAATGGCGTGTAAACAAAGTGCGAAATGGTCGCAAAATTATGGTCGCAGGCTGCCTATTGCCGTTAATCTTTCGGGTGTGCATTTATACGGTGGTGCTATCATTCATTTTTTACGGGGCGTATTGGCCAAGTACAACATGAGCGGGTCTGATTTGATTGTGGAGTTACGCGAATCTATATTTAAAGCGCAAGAGGGTGTTGCTCTCGAAGTTGTAAAAAAAATTCGCGAGCTAGGCGTGCAAATTGCCATTGACGACTTTGGTGGAACCAGCGCATCGCTGCTTTTACTGCGGCAAATACCTGTGGATATTCTTAAGCTAGACAAAACCTTTGCCCGTTGCTTAAAACAGAAGGATCGGGATAGACGTTTGACCCGTGGAATAGTCGCGCTTGCTAAAGAATGCGGTGCGACTCTGGTAGTAGAGGGGGTTGAGAGTGAGTGGCAGGTGGAGCAAATGCAGGCACTGGGCTGCGAAGTATTCCAAGGCTACTGGCAATTGAAACCTTGTGAGGAAGAAAAATTTGATCTATGGTTGCAGTCCTTTGAGCGTGCGGCTTAA
- a CDS encoding fumarate hydratase — MTTIIRQEDIIASVADALQFISYYHPKDFIDAVHVAYEKEANPAAKDAMAQILINSRMCAQGHRPICQDTGIVTVFVNVGMNTKVEGDMSFDDIVNQGVRQAYLDVDNKLRASILADPDGARKNTGDNTPAVIHYKMVPGNTIEIHVAAKGGGSEAKTKFAMLNPSDSVVDWVLKMVPQMGAGWCPPGMLGIGIGGTAEKAMLLAKESLLEPVDIQDLVEKGAENRAEELRLELMEKVNALGIGAQGLGGLTTVLDVKVKDYPTHAANKAVALIPNCAATRHAHFTLKGAGPALQTPPSLEDWPEVSWEVGESVERVDLDSITPEAIAKWKPGQTLLLNGKLLTGRDAAHKRLVDMIEKGEAMPVDFTNKFIYYVGPVDPVRDEVVGPAGPTTATRMDKFTRTVLEKTGLIGMVGKAERGPLGIEAIKDNKAVYLMAVGGAAYLVSKAIVKARVLAFEDLGMEAIYEFEVKDMPVTVAVDSEGVSVHQTGPQVWKANIQALKLK, encoded by the coding sequence ATGACTACCATTATTCGCCAAGAAGACATCATCGCCAGTGTGGCCGATGCTTTGCAGTTTATATCCTACTACCACCCCAAAGATTTTATTGATGCCGTGCATGTAGCCTACGAGAAAGAGGCCAACCCTGCCGCCAAAGACGCAATGGCACAAATTCTGATTAATTCACGTATGTGCGCGCAGGGGCATCGTCCTATTTGTCAGGACACCGGTATTGTGACGGTTTTCGTAAATGTAGGCATGAATACCAAAGTTGAAGGCGATATGAGCTTCGACGATATTGTGAATCAAGGCGTTCGCCAGGCCTATCTAGATGTTGATAACAAGCTTCGAGCCTCCATTCTGGCCGACCCCGATGGCGCAAGAAAAAACACCGGCGACAACACCCCGGCGGTTATTCACTACAAGATGGTGCCGGGTAATACCATTGAGATACATGTAGCGGCGAAAGGCGGTGGTTCCGAAGCTAAAACTAAGTTTGCGATGCTCAACCCCTCAGACTCGGTTGTAGACTGGGTGCTGAAAATGGTTCCGCAAATGGGCGCAGGCTGGTGCCCGCCCGGAATGCTGGGTATTGGAATCGGTGGCACGGCTGAAAAAGCAATGTTGCTGGCTAAGGAGTCACTGCTCGAGCCGGTAGACATTCAAGATTTAGTTGAGAAGGGTGCCGAGAACCGTGCAGAAGAATTGCGTTTAGAGCTAATGGAGAAGGTTAATGCCTTGGGTATTGGCGCTCAGGGCTTGGGCGGCTTAACCACAGTGCTAGATGTAAAAGTAAAAGACTACCCCACCCATGCAGCAAATAAAGCCGTTGCTCTAATTCCCAACTGTGCGGCCACTCGGCATGCACATTTCACCCTAAAGGGCGCCGGCCCGGCACTGCAAACACCGCCAAGCCTTGAGGATTGGCCGGAAGTGAGCTGGGAAGTAGGTGAATCTGTAGAGCGCGTAGATTTGGATTCAATCACGCCGGAAGCCATCGCAAAATGGAAGCCGGGCCAAACGCTCCTGTTAAACGGCAAATTACTGACTGGGCGCGATGCTGCCCACAAGCGTTTGGTGGACATGATCGAGAAGGGCGAGGCGATGCCCGTCGATTTCACCAACAAGTTTATTTATTACGTAGGCCCAGTAGACCCAGTGCGTGATGAAGTGGTTGGCCCCGCAGGCCCAACAACGGCCACTCGTATGGATAAGTTCACCCGTACCGTACTCGAAAAAACCGGGTTAATCGGCATGGTGGGTAAGGCTGAACGCGGCCCTTTGGGTATCGAAGCCATTAAAGACAACAAAGCCGTCTACCTAATGGCCGTGGGTGGCGCCGCCTACCTGGTATCCAAAGCAATCGTGAAGGCCAGGGTGCTGGCATTCGAAGATTTGGGTATGGAAGCCATCTACGAATTTGAAGTTAAAGACATGCCGGTTACCGTAGCCGTTGATAGCGAAGGCGTGTCCGTTCATCAGACCGGACCGCAAGTGTGGAAGGCCAATATTCAAGCACTTAAACTCAAATAA
- a CDS encoding pectate lyase codes for MNNTLQFTAITLISLTLMACGGDNDGGLVVINPTTAPTSQPTAEPTTEPSEGYRIEENYPGYCGVDGAVENEHSAYTGSGYLNTNNATGASAQWRITVPSRNTYTLEWRYAAASGNHSATATSATDTGNVEFIATGAWDSWSTDTVTLQLDAGDNTIDLSATTAGGLPNIDYMNVHGSGIEPLNCDGTSAPTWLVHPTPNSDCVAGATFSNEVVDCGGARIGLSCSGDSESQPPVITLNNATIKHLILVASGGSDGIHCTAGDCVLENVIWEDICEDAATMKAGSTMTISGGWAFNGNGGWGGNPDKIFQHNDINSTVTINNNFTAKGRNGKLYRSCGNCTNNGGPRHVVIDDVRIEGSIGSIVGINSNTGYNDTATITHLSIENYSAGSPQVCVEYNGVDKSEGSSTKIGERWNTANCVVSQSDVSAL; via the coding sequence ATGAACAACACGCTTCAGTTTACGGCTATTACACTGATATCGCTTACACTTATGGCCTGTGGTGGCGATAATGATGGCGGGCTCGTCGTTATTAACCCCACTACAGCACCAACCTCCCAGCCCACCGCCGAACCGACGACCGAGCCCAGTGAAGGCTATCGAATAGAAGAGAATTACCCTGGTTACTGCGGCGTAGATGGCGCTGTAGAAAACGAGCATAGCGCCTATACCGGCAGTGGCTATTTGAATACAAACAACGCCACAGGCGCTTCTGCACAATGGCGTATAACCGTACCTAGCCGCAATACTTACACGCTGGAGTGGCGCTACGCGGCGGCCTCAGGGAATCACAGCGCAACAGCAACAAGCGCCACCGATACCGGCAACGTTGAGTTCATCGCAACCGGTGCGTGGGACAGCTGGAGTACGGATACCGTCACTTTACAACTAGACGCTGGCGACAACACCATCGACCTGTCTGCCACCACAGCCGGCGGCCTACCCAACATTGATTATATGAATGTGCACGGCAGCGGTATTGAGCCCCTTAACTGTGATGGCACAAGCGCACCGACATGGCTGGTACACCCAACCCCCAACTCAGACTGTGTGGCTGGAGCAACCTTTAGCAATGAAGTCGTCGATTGCGGCGGTGCCCGCATTGGCTTGAGTTGCAGCGGCGATAGCGAATCCCAACCCCCGGTAATTACCCTGAACAACGCTACCATTAAGCATTTAATTCTCGTCGCTAGCGGTGGCTCCGATGGTATTCACTGCACCGCCGGCGACTGCGTACTTGAAAATGTGATCTGGGAAGATATCTGCGAAGATGCTGCAACCATGAAAGCCGGTAGTACTATGACCATCTCTGGCGGCTGGGCATTTAACGGCAATGGTGGCTGGGGCGGTAACCCCGACAAAATTTTCCAGCACAATGACATTAACTCTACCGTGACCATTAATAACAACTTCACGGCCAAAGGTAGAAACGGCAAGCTCTATCGTTCCTGCGGGAACTGCACCAATAACGGTGGGCCGCGTCACGTAGTTATCGACGACGTACGCATAGAGGGTTCTATTGGCAGTATTGTCGGCATCAACAGCAACACCGGCTATAACGATACAGCGACCATTACCCACCTGAGTATCGAAAATTACTCTGCCGGGTCTCCACAGGTTTGTGTTGAATACAACGGCGTCGATAAATCCGAAGGCAGTTCCACTAAAATAGGTGAACGTTGGAATACCGCTAACTGCGTGGTCTCGCAGAGTGACGTCTCGGCGCTATAG